One segment of Segatella copri DNA contains the following:
- a CDS encoding IS110 family transposase, which produces MKAVCGLDVHKDSIFLCILHSDGELFEQVFGVLTFQLEEMRKLLQKHHVFEVCMESTSIYWIPIWRVLSPHFTLRLVNPYFIKQLPGHKSDIKDAQWIAECTLKELVRGSFVPPEIIQQLRQYDRRIFDLNAEIVRKVSKVDGVLQRCNIRLSNYVSNIECKSYRDVVRRLSEGVTNPNELMKLVHGRIVNRHGAETILASLTGVVSQAEIDVLRQLHEEIGIAESHRNECQQRMLEICEKHFPEELERLQKIPGIKERAATSLIAEIGTDMSKFETANHLASWSGLRPRNDESNKKIKSRKITHGNVYLRNTIIQCAWAASRQKDCFFSRFSYHQTIVRRKNKMKVIVAVARKLLVAVWHVLHDKTDYVDFKPDREESANNG; this is translated from the coding sequence ATGAAAGCAGTATGTGGTCTTGACGTGCACAAAGATAGTATTTTTCTTTGTATTTTGCACAGTGATGGTGAATTATTTGAGCAAGTTTTCGGTGTTTTAACATTTCAGCTGGAAGAAATGCGGAAATTGCTCCAAAAGCATCATGTTTTTGAGGTTTGTATGGAGAGTACCAGTATCTATTGGATACCAATATGGCGTGTGCTTTCTCCTCATTTTACTCTGCGTCTGGTAAATCCTTATTTCATCAAGCAACTTCCAGGTCATAAGAGTGATATCAAGGATGCCCAGTGGATAGCAGAATGTACATTGAAGGAATTGGTTAGGGGAAGTTTCGTTCCTCCAGAGATTATTCAACAGCTTCGCCAGTACGATCGCCGAATCTTTGACCTCAATGCTGAGATTGTCCGTAAGGTTTCCAAGGTGGACGGCGTACTCCAACGTTGCAATATCCGCTTGAGCAATTATGTATCCAACATCGAGTGTAAGAGTTACCGCGATGTCGTGCGCAGGCTCTCGGAAGGTGTCACAAATCCAAACGAGCTGATGAAGCTTGTTCATGGTCGCATTGTCAATCGTCATGGTGCGGAGACGATATTAGCCTCATTGACAGGCGTTGTCTCCCAGGCAGAAATAGATGTACTGCGCCAACTCCATGAGGAGATTGGCATCGCCGAGAGCCACAGAAACGAATGTCAGCAGAGAATGTTGGAGATATGCGAGAAGCATTTTCCAGAGGAACTCGAACGCTTGCAGAAAATTCCAGGAATCAAGGAACGTGCCGCAACATCATTGATCGCAGAGATCGGAACGGATATGAGTAAGTTCGAAACGGCAAACCACCTTGCTTCCTGGAGTGGACTGAGACCAAGAAATGACGAGTCCAACAAGAAAATCAAATCTCGTAAAATTACCCATGGCAATGTCTACCTCCGCAACACCATCATTCAATGTGCCTGGGCTGCCAGTCGTCAGAAAGACTGTTTCTTCAGTAGATTCTCGTATCACCAAACAATTGTGAGAAGAAAGAACAAAATGAAGGTGATTGTTGCTGTGGCGAGAAAGTTACTTGTCGCCGTATGGCATGTCTTACATGACAAGACAGACTATGTTGACTTCAAACCAGATCGTGAAGAATCCGCCAACAACGGATGA
- a CDS encoding ABC transporter ATP-binding protein, translated as MVSSIALKNLIIGYRSKHQLRAIASPVHASLKAGELTCLIGANGVGKSTLLRTLAGFQPALDGEILIQDKSLSDFSAQELAREISIVLTSKTDHAQLSAEEIVGIGRSPYTGFWGTLSAADKQIVASALQETGIQHLAQRNISELSDGERQKVMIAKALAQQTRIIILDEPTAFLDFPSKIETLQMLRRLAHEQHKSILLSTHDVELALQLSDRLWLMEESRFSIGTPKELAADGSLSRFINRDGIRFNKDSLRIEIK; from the coding sequence ATGGTATCAAGCATTGCATTAAAGAATCTGATTATAGGCTATCGTTCGAAGCACCAGCTCCGGGCGATAGCCTCACCTGTTCATGCCTCGCTCAAAGCCGGTGAACTGACCTGTCTCATCGGAGCCAACGGAGTGGGCAAATCTACCTTACTCAGAACTTTAGCCGGATTTCAGCCAGCACTTGATGGCGAAATTCTGATTCAAGACAAATCTCTTTCCGATTTCTCAGCCCAGGAACTCGCCAGAGAAATCAGCATCGTTCTCACATCGAAGACAGACCATGCCCAGCTCTCAGCAGAAGAGATTGTAGGCATAGGCCGTTCTCCCTATACCGGTTTCTGGGGCACATTATCTGCTGCCGACAAGCAGATTGTTGCTTCTGCTCTTCAGGAAACGGGCATTCAGCATCTTGCCCAGAGAAACATCAGCGAACTGAGCGATGGTGAGCGTCAGAAGGTAATGATAGCCAAAGCCCTAGCGCAGCAAACCCGCATCATCATCCTGGACGAGCCAACCGCCTTCCTCGATTTCCCCAGCAAGATAGAAACCCTACAGATGCTCCGCCGTCTGGCGCACGAACAGCATAAATCCATATTACTGTCAACCCATGATGTAGAGTTGGCGCTCCAGCTCTCCGACCGTCTCTGGCTGATGGAAGAAAGCCGTTTCTCTATCGGCACTCCTAAAGAACTGGCTGCCGATGGTTCCTTATCCAGATTCATCAATCGTGACGGCATCCGATTCAACAAGGATTCCCTCCGCATCGAAATCAAATGA
- a CDS encoding RidA family protein, with product MNAIHTDNAPAAIGPYSQAIEVNGFVFASGQIPIDPATGNFVEGGIKEQTRQSLTNAQNILKAAGTDLSHVVKTTVYLNSMDDFAAMNEVYAEFFCQPYPARSAVAVEKLPKGALVEVEVLAAK from the coding sequence ATGAACGCAATTCACACAGACAATGCGCCTGCAGCTATCGGTCCATATAGCCAGGCTATCGAAGTAAATGGTTTTGTTTTTGCATCTGGTCAGATTCCTATCGACCCTGCAACAGGCAATTTCGTAGAAGGTGGCATCAAGGAGCAGACTCGCCAGAGCCTCACCAACGCCCAGAACATCCTGAAGGCAGCAGGTACCGACCTTTCTCATGTGGTTAAGACTACAGTTTATCTGAACAGCATGGACGATTTCGCTGCCATGAACGAGGTTTATGCCGAGTTCTTCTGCCAGCCATATCCAGCTCGTTCTGCCGTAGCTGTAGAGAAGTTGCCAAAGGGCGCCCTCGTAGAGGTTGAGGTTTTGGCAGCCAAGTAA